From one Lolium rigidum isolate FL_2022 chromosome 4, APGP_CSIRO_Lrig_0.1, whole genome shotgun sequence genomic stretch:
- the LOC124706023 gene encoding protein tesmin/TSO1-like CXC 7 translates to MSGTQEECSCLNNHCLGGNCLCFKAKQFCSLGCTCIGCQNTEENKALVDSQYELYLKRKAPVVDEYLSVPPGGFPAPEGFVGCRCKKTKCMRQCGCLRRFAKCTSKCTCQDCANRGSDKKTERGQVDGNSSIAEEPAQMQEQPTQSGDNSGSGQNKRPRTGD, encoded by the exons ATGTCAGGGACGCAGGAGGAGTGCTCCTGCCTCAATAACCACTGCCTCGGAGG CAATTGCTTGTGTTTCAAGGCGAAACAGTTTTGCTCTCTGGGCTGCACGTGCATTGGCTGCCAGAACACCGAGGAAAACAAGGCTTTGGTCGATTCACAATACGAGTTGTACTTGAAGCGGAAGGCTCCCGTCGTTGATGAGTACCTGAGCGTGCCGCCG GGCGGGTTTCCGGCACCTGAGGGTTTCGTTGGGTgcagatgcaagaagaccaaatgCATGCGCCAATGTGGTTGCCTTAGG CGCTTTGCCAAGTGCACCTCCAAGTGCACATGCCAAGATTGTGCTAACCGCGGGA GCGACAAAAAAACTGAGCGAGGGCAGGTTGATGGTAACAGCAGCATAGCTGAGGAACCGGCACAGATGCAAGAACAACCCACACAGTCTGGGGACAACAGCGGGTCCGGCCAGAACAAACGACCACGAACAGG TGATTAA
- the LOC124649273 gene encoding acyl-protein thioesterase 1 homolog 1-like isoform X2, with the protein MSYYGSSSSGGRGGRRVEYGRSYVVRPKGRHLATIVWLHGLGDNGASWSQLLDSLPLPNIKWICPTAATRPVAAFGGFPCTAWFDVDDTSVDGRDDIEGLDASAAHIANLLSSEPSDVKLGIGGFSMGAAAALHSAACYAHGKFSSGIPYPITLSAVISLSGWLPCSRTLRGKIESSHMAARRALSLPILLCHGRADEVVSYRNGERSTEYLRSSGFSYVTFKSYNGLGHYTIPEEMDDVCKWLSSRLGVDRSR; encoded by the exons ATGAGCTATTACGGAAGCAGCTCTTCTG GTGGCAGGGGTGGCCGCCGAGTCGAGTATGGGAGGAGCTATGTGGTGAGGCCAAAGGGACGTCACCTAGCCACCATTGTGTGGCTCCACGGCCTAGGTGACAATGGTGCAAG CTGGTCCCAGCTTCTGGATTCTCTTCCTTTGCCCAAC ATCAAGTGGATATGCCCCACCGCAGCAACCCGGCCTGTCGCTGCTTTTGGCGGATTCCCCTGCACTGCAT GGTTTGACGTGGACGACACTTCGGTGGATGGTCGTGATGACATAGAGGGCTTGGATGCTTCAGCTGCACACATAGCAAACCTACTGTCGTCTGAGCCGTCTGATG TGAAGCTCGGGATCGGTGGCTTCAGCATGGGTGCAGCCGCGGCGTTGCACTCGGCAGCATGCTATGCTCACGGCAAATTCAGCAGCGGCATCCCCTACCCAATCACGCTCAGCGCAGTCATCAGCTTGAGCGGCTGGCTCCCTTGCTCAAG GACCCTGAGGGGCAAGATCGAGAGCTCACACATGGCAGCTAGAAGAGCCCTCTCCCTGCCCATCCTGCTCTGCCATGGAAGAG CGGATGAGGTCGTGTCCTACAGGAACGGTGAGCGGTCGACCGAGTATCTGCGGTCATCAGGGTTCTCATACGTGACCTTCAAGTCCTACAACGG GTTGGGGCACTACACTATCCCCGAAGAAATGGACGATGTCTGCAAGTGGCTCAGCTCAAGGCTCGGCGTTGACCGATCTCGCTAA
- the LOC124649273 gene encoding acyl-protein thioesterase 1 homolog 1-like isoform X1: MSYYGSSSSGGRGGRRVEYGRSYVVRPKGRHLATIVWLHGLGDNGASWSQLLDSLPLPNIKWICPTAATRPVAAFGGFPCTAWFDVDDTSVDGRDDIEGLDASAAHIANLLSSEPSDVKLGIGGFSMGAAAALHSAACYAHGKFSSGIPYPITLSAVISLSGWLPCSRWTLRGKIESSHMAARRALSLPILLCHGRADEVVSYRNGERSTEYLRSSGFSYVTFKSYNGLGHYTIPEEMDDVCKWLSSRLGVDRSR, from the exons ATGAGCTATTACGGAAGCAGCTCTTCTG GTGGCAGGGGTGGCCGCCGAGTCGAGTATGGGAGGAGCTATGTGGTGAGGCCAAAGGGACGTCACCTAGCCACCATTGTGTGGCTCCACGGCCTAGGTGACAATGGTGCAAG CTGGTCCCAGCTTCTGGATTCTCTTCCTTTGCCCAAC ATCAAGTGGATATGCCCCACCGCAGCAACCCGGCCTGTCGCTGCTTTTGGCGGATTCCCCTGCACTGCAT GGTTTGACGTGGACGACACTTCGGTGGATGGTCGTGATGACATAGAGGGCTTGGATGCTTCAGCTGCACACATAGCAAACCTACTGTCGTCTGAGCCGTCTGATG TGAAGCTCGGGATCGGTGGCTTCAGCATGGGTGCAGCCGCGGCGTTGCACTCGGCAGCATGCTATGCTCACGGCAAATTCAGCAGCGGCATCCCCTACCCAATCACGCTCAGCGCAGTCATCAGCTTGAGCGGCTGGCTCCCTTGCTCAAGGTG GACCCTGAGGGGCAAGATCGAGAGCTCACACATGGCAGCTAGAAGAGCCCTCTCCCTGCCCATCCTGCTCTGCCATGGAAGAG CGGATGAGGTCGTGTCCTACAGGAACGGTGAGCGGTCGACCGAGTATCTGCGGTCATCAGGGTTCTCATACGTGACCTTCAAGTCCTACAACGG GTTGGGGCACTACACTATCCCCGAAGAAATGGACGATGTCTGCAAGTGGCTCAGCTCAAGGCTCGGCGTTGACCGATCTCGCTAA